One genomic window of Mercenaria mercenaria strain notata chromosome 2, MADL_Memer_1, whole genome shotgun sequence includes the following:
- the LOC123563491 gene encoding myosin heavy chain, striated muscle-like isoform X11 — protein sequence MATDWSQDPEFQYLAVDHKKVMKEAKPFDGKKACWVPDEKEGFSRAEIQSTKGEEVTVKLEKNNDIKTFKKDDVQQVNPPKFEMTEDMANMTYLNEASVLHNLRSRYYSGFIYTYSGLFCVAVNPYRRLPIYLDSIIAKYRGKRKLEMPPHLFSIADNAYQYMLQDRENQSMLITGESGAGKTENTKKVIMYFAKVAAQLQKPVEDEKEKEIKKGTLEDQIIQANPVLEAYGNAKTVRNNNSSRFGKFIRIHFGPTGKIAGADIETYLLEKSRVTFQQSAERNYHIFYQMLSPAFPKYHELCLVSADPGLYSFINQGVLTVDGIDDNEEMHITDEAFDILGFTNEEKTSMFKCTAAIIHFGEMKFKQRPREEQAEPDGTAEAEKVAFLLGVNAGDLLKGLLKPKIKVGSEFVTQGRNKDQVLYSVSALAKSLYDRMFAWLVKRVNKTLDTKAKRNYFIGVLDIAGFEIFDFNSFEQLCINYTNERLQQFFNHHMFILEQEEYKKEGIQWEFIDFGMDLQACIDLIEKPMGILSILEEECMFPKASDKTFMEKLYTNHLGKSSLFNKPVKSRKGGADAHFELGHYAGAVPYNINGWLDKNKDPLNETVVALLEQSKEALVSTLFAHPAEGQGSTTKKKKSSSFQTISATHKESLNKLMKNLYTTHPHFVRCIIPNETKTPGVIDAPLVLNQLKCNGVLEGIRICRKGFPNRIIYSEFKQRYSILAPNAIPQGFVDGKQVTDKILTALQMDPNEYRLGSTKVFFKAGVLGMLEDMRDERLSKIISLFQAHIRGYLMRRQYKKLQDQRIGLSVIQRNIRKWMVLRNWQWWKLYTKVKPLLNVARAEDEMRKKEEELEKTKAELAKVEKIKKELEEQNVTLLQQKNDMYLQLQAEQDTLIDAEEKIERLIQQKADFEQQLKDLEERLLDEEDAAAELESVKRKMEQEAVELKKDIEDLETALAKAETEKNTKDNQIKTLQDEMAQQDEQIAKLSKEKRNMDEQQKRTEEALRVEEDKVNNLTRIKGKLEVTLDELEDNLEREKKVRADVEKAKRKVEQDLKSTQETVEDLERVKRDLEENVRRKDMEVKNLNSKLEDEQSLVAQLQRKIKELQARIEELEEELEAERAARAKVEKQRAELNRELEELSERLDEAGGATTAQVELNKKREQELLKLRRDLEEQSLQHESQISALRKKAQDASNEMADQIDQLQKIKQKVEKEKQQYKGEIDDLQAQIEHISKNRGMSEKMSKQVQAQIDELNSRLEESARTIQDLQSQKARAQNENSDLTRQLEDAESRVNQLNKERQNLMQQLEDAKRSLEEETRARQKMQSEIRSLTSDLDSVREQLEEEMESKGDMQRQLSRANAEAQQWRVKYESEGMARAEELEDAKRKLQAKLQEAEQAAEAANSKVSQLEKTKSRLAGELEDLMIDVDRANANANNLEKKQRGFDKTIAEWEARVRDLQSELENAQKEARSYSAELYRTKAQAEEANDTIDSLKRENKNLADEIHELTDQLTEGGRSVHEVEKARRRLEMEKDELQAALEEAESALEQEEAKVSRAQLEIAAIRQEIDRRIAEKEEEFENTRRNHQRSMDSMNASLEAEAKGKAEALRIRKKLEQDINELEVALDGANRGRVDMEKNCKRLQEQGRELQSTIEEEQRNTQEAREAYNMAERRVAVIQGECEEIRSALESAERGRKAAENELIDTNDRVNELAAQVQSLGGQKRKLEGDIAAMQGDLEEMNNEVRGADERAKKAVADAARLADELRAEQEHGSQVEKMRKALEQQIKELTVRLDEAEAQALKGGKKMIAKLEIRVRELETEYDNEQRRHAETQKNMRKADRRLKELAFQADEDRKNQERLQELIDKLQNKIKTYKRQVEEAEEVAAINLAKYRKVQNELEDAEERADSAENSLQKLRVKNRSSVSASRTSASPAGVGSLSPYYKSTTTRSSHLGLNTSYRSVASSNGGDDEDY from the exons ATGGCTACCGACTGGAGTCAAGATCCCGAATTTCAATACCTTGCTGTAGATCACAAGAAGGTGATGAAAGAGGCCAAGCCGTTCGACGGCAAGAAAGCATGTTGGGTACCAGACGAGAAAGAAGGCTTCAGCCGAGCCGAAATTCAATCAACTAAAGGTGAAGAGGTCACCGTAAAGCTGGAGAAGAATAATGAC ATCAAGACATTCAAGAAGGACGATGTACAGCAGGTCAACCCTCCCAAGTTCGAGATGACAGAGGACATGGCCAACATGACCTACCTGAACGAAGCCTCTGTGTTGCACAATCTCAGATCCAGATACTACTCTGGATTCATCTAT acgTACTCTGGCCTGTTCTGCGTGGCTGTGAACCCCTATCGCCGTCTGCCCATTTACCTTGACTCGATCATCGCCAAGTACCGTGGCAAGAGGAAGTTGGAAATGCCACCTCACTTGTTCTCAATCGCTGACAATGCCTACCAGTACATGTTGCAAG ATCGTGAAAACCAGTCCATGTTGATCAC AGGAGAATCCGGTGCCGGTAAGACTGAAAACACGAAGAAGGTTATTATGTACTTTGCCAAAGTAGCCGCCCAGCTCCAGAAGCCTGTAGAGGACGAAAAAGAGAAAGAAATCAAGAAG GGTACTTTGGAAGATCAAATCATTCAGGCGAACCCCGTCTTAGAAGCTTACGGCAATGCTAAAACTGTCAGAAATAACAACTCCTCTAGATTC GGTAAATTCATCCGTATCCATTTTGGACCCACTGGAAAAATTGCTGGAGCTGATATTGAAACAT ATCTGTTGGAGAAATCCCGTGTGACGTTCCAGCAGTCTGCCGAGAGAAACTACCATATATTCTACCAGATGCTCTCGCCAGCCTTCCCGAAATATCACG AGCTTTGCTTGGTGTCAGCGGATCCAGGACTGTATTCCTTCATCAACCAGGGTGTGCTAACCGTTGACGGTATCGACGATAACGAAGAAATGCACATCACTGAC GAAGCCTTTGACATCCTTGGTTTCACTAACGAGGAGAAGACCagcatgttcaaatgtactgccGCTATCATCCATTTCGGTGAGATGAAGTTCAAGCAGAGACCTAGAGAAGAGCAGGCCGAACCCGACGGAACGGCAG AGGCTGAGAAGGTTGCATTCTTGCTTGGTGTCAACGCCGGTGACTTGTTAAAGGGTCTTCTTAAACCCAAGATTAAGGTCGGAAGTGAGTTCGTGACTCAGGGTCGTAACAAAGACCAAGTCCTGTACTCCGTGAGTGCTTTGGCCAAATCTCTCTACGACCGTATGTTCGCATGGTTGGTCAAGAGAGTAAACAAGACCCTGGACACAAAGGCAAAGAGAAACTACTTTATTGGTGTGTTGGACATTGCCGGTTTCGAGATTTTTGAC ttcaACAGTTTTGAGCAGTTGTGTATCAACTACACCAATGAAAGATTACAGCAATTCTTCAACCACCACATGTTCATTCTGGAACAAGAAGAATACAAAAAGGAGGGAATTCAGTGGGAATTTATTGACTTTGGTATGGACTTGCAAGCCTGTATCGATCTCATTGAGAAG CCTATGGGTATCTTGTCAATTCTTGAGGAAGAATGCATGTTCCCTAAGGCTTCCGACAAGACATTTATGGAGAAGTTGTACACTAATCATCTGGGAAAATCTAGCCTCTTCAACAAGCCCGTGAAAAGCAGAAAGGGTGGTGCTGATGCTCACTTTGAGCTGGGTCACTATGCTGGTGCT GTACCATACAACATTAATGGTTGGTTGGACAAGAACAAGGACCCTCTGAACGAGACAGTAGTTGCTCTCCTTGAACAGTCCAAGGAAGCCCTTGTGTCTACCCTCTTTGCGCACCCTGCAG AGGGACAAGGCAGTACAACCAAGAAAAAGAAGTCCTCTTCCTTTCAGACCATTTCAGCAACACATAAG gaATCTCTGAACAAACTCATGAAGAACTTGTACACAACTCACCCTCACTTCGTGCGTTGTATTATCCCCAACGAGACAAAGACGCCAG GTGTGATTGACGCTCCACTTGTACTCAACCAGTTGAAGTGCAATGGTGTGCTTGAAGGTATCCGTATTTGTAGAAAAGGATTCCCTAACAGGATCATCTACTCGGAATTCAAACagag ATACTCCATTCTGGCCCCCAACGCCATTCCCCAAGGGTTTGTCGATGGAAAGCAGGTCACTGACAAGATTTTGACAGCTTTGCAGATGGACCCTAACGAGTACCGTCTCGGTTCCACCAAAGTTTTCTTCAAAGCTGGTGTGTTGGGTATGCTTGAGGACATGCGTGATGAACGTCTCTCCAAAATCATCTCCCTCTTCCAAGCCCATATTAGAGGTTACCTCATGCGCAGACAGTACAAGAAACTGCAAGACCAGAG AATTGGTCTATCCGTAATCCAGAGGAACATCCGAAAATGGATGGTTCTGAGGAACTGGCAGTGGTGGAAACTTTACACCAAGGTCAAGCCTCTTCTCAACGTTGCTCGTGCCGAGGACGAGATGAGGAAGAAGGAAGAAGAGCTCGAGAAAACCAAAGCTGAGTTGGCAAAGGTCGAAAAAATCAAGAAGGAATTAGAAGAACAGAATGTTACACTTCTGCAGCAAAAGAATGACATGTATCTGCAGTTGCAAGCTGAACAGGATACTTTGATCGATGCTGAGGAGAAAATTGAAAGACTCATTCAACAGAAAGCAGACTTTGAGCAACAACTGAAAGATCTTGAAGAGAGACTTCTTGATGAGGAAGATGCAGCTGCTGAACTCGAGTCAGTGAAGAGGAAAATGGAACAGGAAGCAGTTGAACTTAAAAAAGACATTGAAGACCTTGAAACAGCTCTTGCAAAGGCTGAAACTGAAAAGAACACGAAGGACAACCAGATCAAGACTTTGCAAGATGAAATGGCACAGCAAGATGAACAAATTGCTAAACTGTCAAAGGAAAAGCGAAACATGGACGAGCAACAAAAGAGAACAGAGGAAGCCCTCCGAGTTGAAGAAGACAAAGTTAACAATCTCACAAGAATAAAGGGAAAACTCGAGGTTACCCTGGACGAG CTTGAAGACAATCTGGAGCGTGAAAAGAAGGTTCGTGCTGATGTAGAAAAGGCCAAGAGAAAGGTAGAACAAGACCTCAAATCCACACAAGAAACTGTTGAAGATCTGGAACGCGTAAAGAGAGATCTTGAGGAGAATGTCAGGAG AAAAGACATGGAGGTCAAGAACCTGAACTCTAAACTTGAAGATGAGCAGAGCTTAGTCGCTCAGCTTCAGAGAAAGATTAAGGAACTGCAG GCCCGCATTGAGGAGTTAGAGGAAGAACTTGAAGCGGAGAGAGCTGCAAGAGCAAAG GTCGAGAAACAGAGAGCTGAGCTTAATCGTGAACTTGAAGAGCTCAGTGAACGTCTCGATGAGGCAGGCGGAGCAACCACTGCTCAAGTTGAGCTCAACAAGAAGCGGGAACAGGAACTTCTCAAGCTCAGACGTGACCTTGAGGAACAGAGTCTTCAGCACGAGTCCCAGATCAGCGCACTCCGCAAGAAGGCCCAAGATGCCAGCAATGAGATGGCAGATCAGATTGACCAGCTTCAGAAGATAAAACAAAA AGTTGAGAAAGAAAAGCAACAGTATAAGGGAGAAATTGATGATCTTCAAGCACAAATTGAACATATTTCAAAGAACAGG GGTATGTCTGAGAAAATGTCTAAACAAGTTCAAGCCCAAATTGATGAGCTAAACTCTCGCCTAGAAGAAAGTGCCCGTACTATCCAAGACCTCCAGAGCCAGAAGGCTAGGGCACAGAATGAGAACAGCGACCTTACCCGACAGCTCGAGGACGCTGAAAGCCGTGTTAACCAGCTCAACAAAGAACGACAAAACCTTATGCAACAACTCGAGGATGCCAAACGCAGTCTTGAGGAAGAAACAAGG GCTCGCCAAAAGATGCAGAGCGAGATCCGCAGTCTCACCTCCGACCTCGATTCTGTTCGTGAACAGCTTGAGGAGGAGATGGAATCCAAGGGTGATATGCAGAGGCAGTTGTCAAGGGCCAACGCTGAGGCTCAACAGTGGCGTGTTAAATACGAGAGCGAGGGCATGGCTCGTGCAGAGGAACTCGAGGATGCTAAGCGCAAGCTCCAGGCCAAACTTCAGGAAGCTGAACAAGCTGCTGAGGCTGCCAACTCTAAGGTCAGTCAGCTTGAGAAGACAAAGAGCAGGCTTGCTGGAGAGCTCGAGGACCTTATGATCGATGTAGACAGAGCCAATGCTAATGCTAACAACCTTGAAAAGAAACAGCGTGGCTTTGACAAAACTATTGCAGAATGGGAAGCACGTGTCCGTGACCTCCAGAGTGAACTTGAGAATGCACAGAAGGAGGCCCGCAGCTACTCAGCCGAACTGTACAGAACCAAGGCCCAGGCAGAAGAGGCTAATGACACAATTGACTCTCTTAAGAGAGAGAACAAGAATTTAGCTG ACGAAATTCATGAACTTACCGACCAGCTGACAGAAGGAGGCAGAAGTGTACATGAAGTCGAGAAGGCACGCCGCCGCCTTGAGATGGAAAAGGACGAATTACAAGCTGCACTGGAAGAAGCAGAGTCTGCTCTTGAACAGGAAGAAGCTAAGGTGTCACGTGCCCAACTTGAAATTGCAGCCATCCGACAGGAGATTGACAGACGCATTGCTGAGAAAGAAGAAGAATTCGAGAACACAAGACGCAACCACCAGAGATCTATGGATTCCATGAATGCTAGTCTTGAGGCTGAAGCCAAGGGCAAGGCAGAAGCTCTCAGAATTCGTAAGAAACTTGAACAAGACATTAACGAACTTGAAGTTGCTCTTGATGGCGCAAACCGAGGTAGAGTTGACATGGAAAAGAACTGCAAGAGATTACAGGAACAGGGTCGTGAACTCCAGAGCACTATTGAAGAAGAACAACGTAACACACAAGAGGCTCGTGAAGCTTACAATATGGCTGAGCGCCGTGTAGCTGTTATCCAAGGCGAATGCGAAGAGATCCGTTCTGCCCTCGAATCTGCCGAGAGAGGCCGCAAAGCAGCTGAAAATGAACTTATTGACACCAATGACCGCGTTAACGAGCTTGCTGCTCAAGTTCAATCTCTTGGAGGACAGAAGAGAAAGCTGGAGGGAGATATTGCTGCCATGCAGGGTGATCTTGAGGAGATGAACAATGAAGTAAGAGGTGCTGATGAGAGGGCGAAGAAGGCTGTTGCCGACGCCGCCCGTCTTGCTGATGAACTTCGCGCTGAGCAGGAACACGGCTCTCAGGTGGAGAAGATGCGCAAGGCTCTCGAACAGCAAATCAAAGAACTTACAGTCCGTCTCGATGAAGCTGAGGCACAAGCACTCAAGGGAGGCAAGAAGATGATTGCCAAGTTGGAAATCAGA
- the LOC123563491 gene encoding myosin heavy chain, striated muscle-like isoform X9: MATDWSQDPEFQYLAVDHKKVMKEAKPFDGKKACWVPDEKEGFSRAEIQSTKGEEVTVKLEKNNDIKTFKKDDVQQVNPPKFEMTEDMANMTYLNEASVLHNLRSRYYSGFIYTYSGLFCVAVNPYRRLPIYLDSIIAKYRGKRKLEMPPHLFSIADNAYQYMLQDRENQSMLITGESGAGKTENTKKVIMYFAKVAAQLQKPVEDEKEKEIKKGTLEDQIIQANPCLEAYGNAKTTRNNNSSRFGKFIRIHFGPTGKIAGADIETYLLEKSRVTFQQSAERNYHIFYQMLSPAFPKYHELCLVSADPGLYSFINQGVLTVDGIDDNEEMHITDEAFDILGFTNEEKTSMFKCTAAIIHFGEMKFKQRPREEQAEPDGTAEAEKVAFLLGVNAGDLLKGLLKPKIKVGSEFVTQGRNKDQVLYSVSALAKSLYDRMFAWLVKRVNKTLDTKAKRNYFIGVLDIAGFEIFDFNSFEQLCINYTNERLQQFFNHHMFILEQEEYKKEGIQWEFIDFGMDLQACIDLIEKPMGILSILEEECMFPKASDKTFMEKLYTNHLGKSSLFNKPVKSRKGGADAHFELGHYAGAVPYNINGWLDKNKDPLNETVVALLEQSKEALVSTLFAHPADETTTGTHKKKKSASFQTISATHRESLNKLMKNLYTTHPHFVRCIIPNETKTPGVIDAPLVLNQLKCNGVLEGIRICRKGFPNRIIYSEFKQRYSILAPNAIPQGFVDGKQVTDKILTALQMDPNEYRLGSTKVFFKAGVLGMLEDMRDERLSKIISLFQAHIRGYLMRRQYKKLQDQRIGLSVIQRNIRKWMVLRNWQWWKLYTKVKPLLNVARAEDEMRKKEEELEKTKAELAKVEKIKKELEEQNVTLLQQKNDMYLQLQAEQDTLIDAEEKIERLIQQKADFEQQLKDLEERLLDEEDAAAELESVKRKMEQEAVELKKDIEDLETALAKAETEKNTKDNQIKTLQDEMAQQDEQIAKLSKEKRNMDEQQKRTEEALRVEEDKVNNLTRIKGKLEVTLDELEDNLEREKKVRADVEKAKRKVEQDLKSTQETVEDLERVKRDLEENVRRKDMEVKNLNSKLEDEQSLVAQLQRKIKELQARIEELEEELEAERAARAKVEKQRAELNRELEELSERLDEAGGATTAQVELNKKREQELLKLRRDLEEQSLQHESQISALRKKAQDASNEMADQIDQLQKIKQKVEKEKQQYKGEIDDLQAQIEHISKNRGMSEKMSKQVQAQIDELNSRLEESARTIQDLQSQKARAQNENSDLTRQLEDAESRVNQLNKERQNLMQQLEDAKRSLEEETRARQKMQSEIRSLTSDLDSVREQLEEEMESKGDMQRQLSRANAEAQQWRVKYESEGMARAEELEDAKRKLQAKLQEAEQAAEAANSKVSQLEKTKSRLAGELEDLMIDVDRANANANNLEKKQRGFDKTIAEWEARVRDLQSELENAQKEARSYSAELYRTKAQAEEANDTIDSLKRENKNLADEIHELTDQLTEGGRSVHEVEKARRRLEMEKDELQAALEEAESALEQEEAKVSRAQLEIAAIRQEIDRRIAEKEEEFENTRRNHQRSMDSMNASLEAEAKGKAEALRIRKKLEQDINELEVALDGANRGRVDMEKNCKRLQEQGRELQSTIEEEQRNTQEAREAYNMAERRVAVIQGECEEIRSALESAERGRKAAENELIDTNDRVNELAAQVQSLGGQKRKLEGDIAAMQGDLEEMNNEVRGADERAKKAVADAARLADELRAEQEHGSQVEKMRKALEQQIKELTVRLDEAEAQALKGGKKMIAKLEIRVRELETEYDNEQRRHAETQKNMRKADRRLKELAFQADEDRKNQERLQELIDKLQNKIKTYKRQVEEAEEVAAINLAKYRKVQNELEDAEERADSAENSLQKLRVKNRSSVSASRTSASPAGVGSLSPYYKSTTTRSSHLGLNTSYRSVASSNGGDDEDY; this comes from the exons ATGGCTACCGACTGGAGTCAAGATCCCGAATTTCAATACCTTGCTGTAGATCACAAGAAGGTGATGAAAGAGGCCAAGCCGTTCGACGGCAAGAAAGCATGTTGGGTACCAGACGAGAAAGAAGGCTTCAGCCGAGCCGAAATTCAATCAACTAAAGGTGAAGAGGTCACCGTAAAGCTGGAGAAGAATAATGAC ATCAAGACATTCAAGAAGGACGATGTACAGCAGGTCAACCCTCCCAAGTTCGAGATGACAGAGGACATGGCCAACATGACCTACCTGAACGAAGCCTCTGTGTTGCACAATCTCAGATCCAGATACTACTCTGGATTCATCTAT acgTACTCTGGCCTGTTCTGCGTGGCTGTGAACCCCTATCGCCGTCTGCCCATTTACCTTGACTCGATCATCGCCAAGTACCGTGGCAAGAGGAAGTTGGAAATGCCACCTCACTTGTTCTCAATCGCTGACAATGCCTACCAGTACATGTTGCAAG ATCGTGAAAACCAGTCCATGTTGATCAC AGGAGAATCCGGTGCCGGTAAGACTGAAAACACGAAGAAGGTTATTATGTACTTTGCCAAAGTAGCCGCCCAGCTCCAGAAGCCTGTAGAGGACGAAAAAGAGAAAGAAATCAAGAAG GGTACTCTTGAAGATCAGATTATTCAGGCTAACCCTTGTCTGGAAGCCTATGGTAATGCTAAAACTACCAGAAATAACAACTCCTCCCGATTC GGTAAATTCATCCGTATCCATTTTGGACCCACTGGAAAAATTGCTGGAGCTGATATTGAAACAT ATCTGTTGGAGAAATCCCGTGTGACGTTCCAGCAGTCTGCCGAGAGAAACTACCATATATTCTACCAGATGCTCTCGCCAGCCTTCCCGAAATATCACG AGCTTTGCTTGGTGTCAGCGGATCCAGGACTGTATTCCTTCATCAACCAGGGTGTGCTAACCGTTGACGGTATCGACGATAACGAAGAAATGCACATCACTGAC GAAGCCTTTGACATCCTTGGTTTCACTAACGAGGAGAAGACCagcatgttcaaatgtactgccGCTATCATCCATTTCGGTGAGATGAAGTTCAAGCAGAGACCTAGAGAAGAGCAGGCCGAACCCGACGGAACGGCAG AGGCTGAGAAGGTTGCATTCTTGCTTGGTGTCAACGCCGGTGACTTGTTAAAGGGTCTTCTTAAACCCAAGATTAAGGTCGGAAGTGAGTTCGTGACTCAGGGTCGTAACAAAGACCAAGTCCTGTACTCCGTGAGTGCTTTGGCCAAATCTCTCTACGACCGTATGTTCGCATGGTTGGTCAAGAGAGTAAACAAGACCCTGGACACAAAGGCAAAGAGAAACTACTTTATTGGTGTGTTGGACATTGCCGGTTTCGAGATTTTTGAC ttcaACAGTTTTGAGCAGTTGTGTATCAACTACACCAATGAAAGATTACAGCAATTCTTCAACCACCACATGTTCATTCTGGAACAAGAAGAATACAAAAAGGAGGGAATTCAGTGGGAATTTATTGACTTTGGTATGGACTTGCAAGCCTGTATCGATCTCATTGAGAAG CCTATGGGTATCTTGTCAATTCTTGAGGAAGAATGCATGTTCCCTAAGGCTTCCGACAAGACATTTATGGAGAAGTTGTACACTAATCATCTGGGAAAATCTAGCCTCTTCAACAAGCCCGTGAAAAGCAGAAAGGGTGGTGCTGATGCTCACTTTGAGCTGGGTCACTATGCTGGTGCT GTACCATACAACATTAATGGTTGGTTGGACAAGAACAAGGACCCTCTGAACGAGACAGTAGTTGCTCTCCTTGAACAGTCCAAGGAAGCCCTTGTGTCTACCCTCTTTGCGCACCCTGCAG ACGAGACTACTACTGGGACACATAAGAAGAAGAAGTCAGCTTCTTTCCAGACAATTTCTGCTACCCACAGg gaATCTCTGAACAAACTCATGAAGAACTTGTACACAACTCACCCTCACTTCGTGCGTTGTATTATCCCCAACGAGACAAAGACGCCAG GTGTGATTGACGCTCCACTTGTACTCAACCAGTTGAAGTGCAATGGTGTGCTTGAAGGTATCCGTATTTGTAGAAAAGGATTCCCTAACAGGATCATCTACTCGGAATTCAAACagag ATACTCCATTCTGGCCCCCAACGCCATTCCCCAAGGGTTTGTCGATGGAAAGCAGGTCACTGACAAGATTTTGACAGCTTTGCAGATGGACCCTAACGAGTACCGTCTCGGTTCCACCAAAGTTTTCTTCAAAGCTGGTGTGTTGGGTATGCTTGAGGACATGCGTGATGAACGTCTCTCCAAAATCATCTCCCTCTTCCAAGCCCATATTAGAGGTTACCTCATGCGCAGACAGTACAAGAAACTGCAAGACCAGAG AATTGGTCTATCCGTAATCCAGAGGAACATCCGAAAATGGATGGTTCTGAGGAACTGGCAGTGGTGGAAACTTTACACCAAGGTCAAGCCTCTTCTCAACGTTGCTCGTGCCGAGGACGAGATGAGGAAGAAGGAAGAAGAGCTCGAGAAAACCAAAGCTGAGTTGGCAAAGGTCGAAAAAATCAAGAAGGAATTAGAAGAACAGAATGTTACACTTCTGCAGCAAAAGAATGACATGTATCTGCAGTTGCAAGCTGAACAGGATACTTTGATCGATGCTGAGGAGAAAATTGAAAGACTCATTCAACAGAAAGCAGACTTTGAGCAACAACTGAAAGATCTTGAAGAGAGACTTCTTGATGAGGAAGATGCAGCTGCTGAACTCGAGTCAGTGAAGAGGAAAATGGAACAGGAAGCAGTTGAACTTAAAAAAGACATTGAAGACCTTGAAACAGCTCTTGCAAAGGCTGAAACTGAAAAGAACACGAAGGACAACCAGATCAAGACTTTGCAAGATGAAATGGCACAGCAAGATGAACAAATTGCTAAACTGTCAAAGGAAAAGCGAAACATGGACGAGCAACAAAAGAGAACAGAGGAAGCCCTCCGAGTTGAAGAAGACAAAGTTAACAATCTCACAAGAATAAAGGGAAAACTCGAGGTTACCCTGGACGAG CTTGAAGACAATCTGGAGCGTGAAAAGAAGGTTCGTGCTGATGTAGAAAAGGCCAAGAGAAAGGTAGAACAAGACCTCAAATCCACACAAGAAACTGTTGAAGATCTGGAACGCGTAAAGAGAGATCTTGAGGAGAATGTCAGGAG AAAAGACATGGAGGTCAAGAACCTGAACTCTAAACTTGAAGATGAGCAGAGCTTAGTCGCTCAGCTTCAGAGAAAGATTAAGGAACTGCAG GCCCGCATTGAGGAGTTAGAGGAAGAACTTGAAGCGGAGAGAGCTGCAAGAGCAAAG GTCGAGAAACAGAGAGCTGAGCTTAATCGTGAACTTGAAGAGCTCAGTGAACGTCTCGATGAGGCAGGCGGAGCAACCACTGCTCAAGTTGAGCTCAACAAGAAGCGGGAACAGGAACTTCTCAAGCTCAGACGTGACCTTGAGGAACAGAGTCTTCAGCACGAGTCCCAGATCAGCGCACTCCGCAAGAAGGCCCAAGATGCCAGCAATGAGATGGCAGATCAGATTGACCAGCTTCAGAAGATAAAACAAAA AGTTGAGAAAGAAAAGCAACAGTATAAGGGAGAAATTGATGATCTTCAAGCACAAATTGAACATATTTCAAAGAACAGG GGTATGTCTGAGAAAATGTCTAAACAAGTTCAAGCCCAAATTGATGAGCTAAACTCTCGCCTAGAAGAAAGTGCCCGTACTATCCAAGACCTCCAGAGCCAGAAGGCTAGGGCACAGAATGAGAACAGCGACCTTACCCGACAGCTCGAGGACGCTGAAAGCCGTGTTAACCAGCTCAACAAAGAACGACAAAACCTTATGCAACAACTCGAGGATGCCAAACGCAGTCTTGAGGAAGAAACAAGG GCTCGCCAAAAGATGCAGAGCGAGATCCGCAGTCTCACCTCCGACCTCGATTCTGTTCGTGAACAGCTTGAGGAGGAGATGGAATCCAAGGGTGATATGCAGAGGCAGTTGTCAAGGGCCAACGCTGAGGCTCAACAGTGGCGTGTTAAATACGAGAGCGAGGGCATGGCTCGTGCAGAGGAACTCGAGGATGCTAAGCGCAAGCTCCAGGCCAAACTTCAGGAAGCTGAACAAGCTGCTGAGGCTGCCAACTCTAAGGTCAGTCAGCTTGAGAAGACAAAGAGCAGGCTTGCTGGAGAGCTCGAGGACCTTATGATCGATGTAGACAGAGCCAATGCTAATGCTAACAACCTTGAAAAGAAACAGCGTGGCTTTGACAAAACTATTGCAGAATGGGAAGCACGTGTCCGTGACCTCCAGAGTGAACTTGAGAATGCACAGAAGGAGGCCCGCAGCTACTCAGCCGAACTGTACAGAACCAAGGCCCAGGCAGAAGAGGCTAATGACACAATTGACTCTCTTAAGAGAGAGAACAAGAATTTAGCTG ACGAAATTCATGAACTTACCGACCAGCTGACAGAAGGAGGCAGAAGTGTACATGAAGTCGAGAAGGCACGCCGCCGCCTTGAGATGGAAAAGGACGAATTACAAGCTGCACTGGAAGAAGCAGAGTCTGCTCTTGAACAGGAAGAAGCTAAGGTGTCACGTGCCCAACTTGAAATTGCAGCCATCCGACAGGAGATTGACAGACGCATTGCTGAGAAAGAAGAAGAATTCGAGAACACAAGACGCAACCACCAGAGATCTATGGATTCCATGAATGCTAGTCTTGAGGCTGAAGCCAAGGGCAAGGCAGAAGCTCTCAGAATTCGTAAGAAACTTGAACAAGACATTAACGAACTTGAAGTTGCTCTTGATGGCGCAAACCGAGGTAGAGTTGACATGGAAAAGAACTGCAAGAGATTACAGGAACAGGGTCGTGAACTCCAGAGCACTATTGAAGAAGAACAACGTAACACACAAGAGGCTCGTGAAGCTTACAATATGGCTGAGCGCCGTGTAGCTGTTATCCAAGGCGAATGCGAAGAGATCCGTTCTGCCCTCGAATCTGCCGAGAGAGGCCGCAAAGCAGCTGAAAATGAACTTATTGACACCAATGACCGCGTTAACGAGCTTGCTGCTCAAGTTCAATCTCTTGGAGGACAGAAGAGAAAGCTGGAGGGAGATATTGCTGCCATGCAGGGTGATCTTGAGGAGATGAACAATGAAGTAAGAGGTGCTGATGAGAGGGCGAAGAAGGCTGTTGCCGACGCCGCCCGTCTTGCTGATGAACTTCGCGCTGAGCAGGAACACGGCTCTCAGGTGGAGAAGATGCGCAAGGCTCTCGAACAGCAAATCAAAGAACTTACAGTCCGTCTCGATGAAGCTGAGGCACAAGCACTCAAGGGAGGCAAGAAGATGATTGCCAAGTTGGAAATCAGA